The Primulina tabacum isolate GXHZ01 chromosome 1, ASM2559414v2, whole genome shotgun sequence genome contains the following window.
CATTCCTTCCCCCACACATGCATATTATTTTTACACAGTTTATTCTTTACAAAACAAAACAGAAACATTCTTATATATTGAAAAAATCACCTTGCTTCTCCAGTCATTAAATCACTACCTTGGATTCGGTCGGGAGGCAAACGACCATGTTGGTCGTAAATGTCTCTGAGTTGAAGAACCATTCTTTAATGATGTGGCCTGAGACCGAGTGACCATTTCAACCATTGATGGAGTTTGATATGCCTGAGTATTGCTCGAACCACCTGTTGAATCGCCTCTAGCAGTCGCTCTTTGCCAAGAGTGCGAACTCAATCCCGACAAAATGTACGCCCTTCCAGATTCCTCGTACAAACTCCTACTTGCCATTCTTTCTTGCATTTCCTTTAGCTCGGCATCAAGAGCAATACAGAGGCTATCTTGAGATTTAGCTGACATGGTTTCTGATAACAATTTTCGACAGTTGTCAAGTGTAGAAATGGCACCAGTTAAATCTGCACGTTCAGCAGCAGTTCGTGCCTGTGCTATTGCATCTGCTGCTCGAATCCGGTTCCGCTGTCTGTCCACTTCAATCGAGAAGGTTCCTTGTCTAGCCGTCTTGGTTCTCTCAATTCTAACCTCGTGGTCTTCCAAGGTCACTGTTTCTTTAGTGAAGGGGTCGTTGTAAGTGCAACTTATCTTCAACAATGACGTTTTGTTGCTTGAAATTTCGGCTGGTATATTTACAGAAACAAGAAAGTTTCGCTCCTCATCCGCATACAGGTCACCAGCATCAATGGATCCCGACTGGAGATTAGAGGAGACACCATTAGGGTAACTTCCAGCTTTAATAGATTCGAGATAGACAGTCGGGTGGATACACTCAATTTTTACTTGAAGATTTTTTGCCACAACGCTTAACAGGCCTCCGATGCACTGTGCAAATGCATCCTGTATTGCCCCCACGGCCTCGATGAAAGAAAAAGTCCCTCCCGAAATTTCAGATATTGAATGCATCGAAGATGCATCATGATCAGTACCAAAGCCGAAGGTGTGAACCGGAATCTTGAAACCCGAACTTTCTCCAGGATGGATAGATAAGGGAAGAAGGGACCCGTAATTTGGTTGATTATGATTGCCACCAGAATCATTGATTGAATACGTATCTTGCCCATCGGATAACAATATTATACTGGCAACAGGATTCTTTTCTCTTCGATCTTCCATTATTTTCGCCCCCTTTCTCAAGCCTTCGCCAATGTTTGTTCCTCCACTGGCAACCAAAGAATTGACAGCTTGTAATGCTTTATATCGTCCTGTTTCAGACATTCTGCAGAGGGGAAAGAGGCGGCGAGCCGAGGAGGAAAAGGCTATAACTGCCAATCTATCGTTGGAACCAAGATTCTGTATCACAAATCCCATAGCTCTTTTTAACAACGCCAACTTCGTACCTGACATGCTCCCACTTATGTCAAGAACAGTTACAAGATCAACAGGTGCACGAGGCAGTTGAGAGATTTGCGGCGATTTTGCATCATTCCTGCTGAAATTACGCCATGAATTTGAACAAGGAGCTTTTAGATGAAGTAACACGGTAAAGCTATCAACAGTGCTTGATTGAGGAACAGCTGAGACTTCTTTAtaagaattaataacaactttTCTTTGGTCAACACCATCGTCTGAACATTTATCCGCAATGTTTCTCTCAGCAGAAGCTGTTTCAATTTCAAGATTCAAGGACTCATCATCATCAAAGACTGCCGGTTCAGGGGTATGAAACAGAGGCGAGGCATTTCGACTGGAATTCGAACGAGGTGGGTGTTGATGGATATTAATCATCGTATCATTATTGTAGGGCCAATCAATGGGATTCACCCTTGATCTCCCCATTAGAGGATCAAGGCTGTGGCCTTGAGAGGGTATTTCTTTCCATTTTGCTCTGCACACTGGGCAATATCGATTGCCATGTTTAACATTTGATGCAATACACTGGAAATGAAAGGTATGTGAGCACTCTGCAGTAAAAATCGCCTGGCTTCCTTGTTTGATTGACGCCAAACATATCGCACAATTCTTCTGTAAATTTAGCAAAAGCTTGTGAGAAACATGACTTGTAAGTTATCAATAAGTTCAAAAATTGTTATTCCTAATCAATACTTGAGCAGCCTAACAATGCATCCTAACTTTGTTTGAATTATTTACCTTGGACCATATAAGCTGCAACTAATTCTTaatcaatttttaaattaatggaAAGTCAAAAACATAAATCTCAACTGTTAATATCCAATAACTATATAGTACTAATTATTGGAAGTTTTCTTATACAGTACAATATCGATAATCCTTAATACAATACCGGGACGATAAATCTAATCTGTGAATGTAGATTTATCTTATTCTTCCAGATTGGTCTAAAAGCAACCGATTACAATGCCTATGAAAACACAAAAGGTTTTAAATTTCATTCCGTGTCCACATCAATTTTTGGGGAACCCAACATTTTATGTAGGCAACTAACCATATACAACTAAATTGGACGTCATACTTCAAATCCATGAAGCTCAAATCAACTATACAAATGCACCCTTAGCTTTTCCCATAAGATAGATCATAAACTTTGAATTTTTTTGCCAGAACCTATCCACCTGCCTCGTcgcaaaacatttaaaatctgaGGGTGATTCTTATGCTGTTTAACCTCCAACCAATCTAAGAAATTACACATGTGGTCAATGAAGCTAAGAGACAAAATCAAACCTTAGAAGAAGCTCTACTGAAGCTCTTAGACAGCCTCATCTTAATCGAACTGGGCGTAGGAGGAGTAGAGGACAAGTCCTCCGGGGTCTGTGGCGGGATGGCTGCAGCAGACCGTAGCTTAGATGATGGTGAGGAGACATCATCAGGATCATCACCAGCTAAATGATTTGCCGGCACAAATGCACACAGATTCAATCCAAGCGCCATCTTTACTTTCTTCCAATTACTCCCCATTTCTAACTATTCTCCGCGCGAGATCTCCCCCCAGAAATCCCCTTCTCAAGAAATTATTGATGTTCTTCAAAATGAGAATTTTCTTTGATTGCGCAAACAAAGTAGTtcctttacaaaaaaaaaaccacGGAAGTGCGGAACAAAGGTGAGGAAAAAAGCCCAGTCTTGAAACAGGATTTCTCCAAACAAGTCTTAAAAATAGGAAACAAATCACCCCCAAAGAAAACCTTTTGCAAGAAATCAATGCTACTAATGCAGAGTACGAtttcttttctttcctttttttttaataagcAAGCAGAACAGAACccttttcaagaaaaaaaaaccCAAGAAAAGAGATGGACAAAGTTGAACAGAAAGCTCGATTCTTGAAAGTGGGATTTTTCTACGCAGGCATTAAAATAGGAACCAACTCACATTTTCAAATCCGAAACACagagatagatagatagatagatagatagatagatagatagtcAAGCACGTAAATCACAACGAAAAATCCAGGATGGCGAGTGAGATAGTTTTATACTATTAGCATATACAGCTGTTGAAGAAAGATCAACATACAAGGGGAAAAATACCCAAAGGAAAATTGGTTTACTCTTTGTTCTTGGCGGCCAATGGGTGGAATAGCACCAAATGGATCAGTGATTTCATCGTGAAATGTGAGCTGACCATCGTTTGTTTGTTTTGTAACTTTGTGCTTTGTGTCGATTGGTGACAGTGCTATTGGGGGGCCTGAGGTTGACTATGAATGATTCTTTTGTCCGATAATGTTTTTTTAGtatatatatgttatgatttatatatttttatgtgcTTTTAGTTTTAATGAGTTTTGTCTTCGAACGATTTTGCGATATTCATTCGACTTTTTCATTTGTCGACTTTCGAATCAATTAGTATGAATTTAGATATATTAACAAGAAAAATTCACCAATAGTTCAGCACGTGCATATatttttaacttaattaatctatTTTTTATCatactaattaattatttttaaatgctaAAATAAGTtcttatgatatatttttattgaattaaagAATGTGTGCTTTTGTCCGactagtaaaatatttagagtaattttttatttgttatATATTTAGTTGATTTAATTTTATACACTACTCAGAATATTAACAATAAAGTTAAGTTACTAATACTTTCGTGTGAACTTGTCGCACATGTTTGTCCGGTATGAATTTTTTGGGTAACGTGATTTGCAGGTTAGCCCATAAGTTTACCCGATGGCTGTGAGTTTCATGTctaaaaaagacaaaaatttgtgtaaggCGATCTTACGGTCGTAtgttgtgagacagatctcttatttgagtcattaatgaaaaaatattactttttatactaagactattattttttatgctaagagtattactttttattgtgaatatcggtagggttgacacgtcttacatataaagattcgtgagattgcatcacaagagacct
Protein-coding sequences here:
- the LOC142537490 gene encoding E3 ubiquitin-protein ligase WAV3-like; this translates as MGSNWKKVKMALGLNLCAFVPANHLAGDDPDDVSSPSSKLRSAAAIPPQTPEDLSSTPPTPSSIKMRLSKSFSRASSKKNCAICLASIKQGSQAIFTAECSHTFHFQCIASNVKHGNRYCPVCRAKWKEIPSQGHSLDPLMGRSRVNPIDWPYNNDTMINIHQHPPRSNSSRNASPLFHTPEPAVFDDDESLNLEIETASAERNIADKCSDDGVDQRKVVINSYKEVSAVPQSSTVDSFTVLLHLKAPCSNSWRNFSRNDAKSPQISQLPRAPVDLVTVLDISGSMSGTKLALLKRAMGFVIQNLGSNDRLAVIAFSSSARRLFPLCRMSETGRYKALQAVNSLVASGGTNIGEGLRKGAKIMEDRREKNPVASIILLSDGQDTYSINDSGGNHNQPNYGSLLPLSIHPGESSGFKIPVHTFGFGTDHDASSMHSISEISGGTFSFIEAVGAIQDAFAQCIGGLLSVVAKNLQVKIECIHPTVYLESIKAGSYPNGVSSNLQSGSIDAGDLYADEERNFLVSVNIPAEISSNKTSLLKISCTYNDPFTKETVTLEDHEVRIERTKTARQGTFSIEVDRQRNRIRAADAIAQARTAAERADLTGAISTLDNCRKLLSETMSAKSQDSLCIALDAELKEMQERMASRSLYEESGRAYILSGLSSHSWQRATARGDSTGGSSNTQAYQTPSMVEMVTRSQATSLKNGSSTQRHLRPTWSFASRPNPR